In Paralichthys olivaceus isolate ysfri-2021 chromosome 13, ASM2471397v2, whole genome shotgun sequence, the following are encoded in one genomic region:
- the LOC109633167 gene encoding meprin A subunit beta-like isoform X1, translated as MSTDQQSCSFVHFNTWLCSLGSISWYFSQRGMHELYLSTDKMYIFSTLLVSLVLQQASTLPISSAGVTGDCYGIEDEPDIVEINKDLNLHDGDIQVITGRDRNIVLEDQMRWEIPVPYVLDESLDLNAKGVVLQAFDQIRLKTCIDFKPWEDEPNYIVVVKDDGCWSYVGNQRQGNQSLSIEEWCDHLAIVEHEFLHALGFWHEQSRYDRDEYITIVWENVEEGKEHNFLKHSENYTTTFGTMYDYASVMHYGKDAFSNGNGSTIITNQLEYQDLIGQRLEMSSNDVRKLQQLYNCTSAVTFLMSCSFEDERVCDVSLCAAGNTSWERVSSTNAGPFSDHTSLSAQGGNQTISSHENGTTTSQNGGGSFMHCSTSYGKEGDGAKMQSRRMNPKRQLQCLQFFYFRSGSDKDQLNLWIREYNRDAEETTYLMGQITGPPTSHWQLHHIPLNATRPFQVEFEVRKGAGNSSGGFSVDDVNLFEAKCPHHVWHIPNFDHFLINSSIGTSLLSPRFLTRQGYGLQLLLYLYPDHFGVFFRLVSTDYNEQLQWPCARRQMTVSLLDQSHHVQQRMSKQISITTNSERTFSGENGETFQYWDNPRKVGHLINETNGESYYAGPNLGYRTFLSFDAFWSGNFIKGGSVFILLNFDDLSNLQLNGPDLPEPQKWSNVSLMTLMQTDDKGGCLNQLMENSTTILIPSYVSSSAVSLPTGTMMTASLVLMAGSLHLTP; from the exons ATGTCCACAGATCAGCAGAGCTGTAGCTTTGTTCACTTTAACACATGGCTTTGTAGTCTTGGATCCATCTCGTGGTATTTCAGTCAGAGAGGAATGCATGAACTTTACCTTTCCACTGAT aaaatgtacattttcagcACTCTACTGGTGAGTTTGGTTTTGCAGCAGGCGTCCACCTTG CCCATTTCATCTGCAGGAGTGACCGGAG ATTGCTATGGAATTGAAGATGAACCAGATATTGTTGAGATAAATAAAG ATCTGAATCTACATGATGGAGACATACAAGTGATAACA GGCCGTGACAGGAACATTGTTCTGGAAGACCAGATGAGATGGGAGATACCGGTCCCATATGTGCTGGATGAGAGCCTCG ACTTGAATGCCAAAGGGGTTGTTCTACAGGCTTTTGACCAAATACGGCTGAAAACATGCATCGACTTCAAACCCTGGGAAGACGAACCAAACTACATCGTGGTCGTCAAAGACGATGG ATGTTGGTCATATGTCGGGAATCAACGTCAAGGAAACCAAAGTCTCTCTATTGAAGAATGGTGTGATCACCTCGCAATTGTGGAGCATGAGTTTCTTCATGCATTGGGCTTCTGGCATGAACAGTCAAGATATGACAGAGATGAGTACATCACCATAGTCTGGGAAAACGTAGAAGAAG GAAAGGAACACAATTTCTTGAAACATAGTGAAAATTATACAACCACATTTGGAACGATGTATGATTACGCATCTGTGATGCACTATGGAAAAGATGCCTTCTCGAATGGCAATGGGTCCACAATCATCACTAATCAACTGGAGTACCAAGACTTAATTGGTCAGCGTCTAGAAATGAGCTCTAATGATGTACGGAAACTCCAACAGCTTTATAACTGCA CCTCTGCCGTCACCTTTCTGATGTCATGCAGCTTTGAGGAcgagagagtgtgtgatgtgAGTCTTTGTGCTGCAGGAAACACCAGCTgggagagagtcagcagcacAAACGCTGGGCCGTTCTCCGACCACACCAGCCTGAGTGCACAGGGAG GCAACCAAACAATCTCTTCTCATGAAAATGGCACAACAACAAGTCAAAATG GTGGAGGCTCCTTCATGCACTGCAGCACGTCTTATGGAAAAGAGGGGGATGGTGCCAAAATGCAGAGCAGGAGAATGAATCCAAAGAGGCAACTTCAGTGTCtccagtttttctattttcGCAGTGGCAGTGACAAAGACCAGCTCAACCTCTGGATCAGAGAGTATAACAGGGATGCTGAGGAAACCACCTATTTAATGGGACAGATCACAG GTCCACCAACATCCCACTGGCAGCTCCATCACATTCCTCTCAATGCCACCAGGCCCTTCCAGGTGGAGTTTGAGGTTCGAAAAGGAGCAGGAAACTCCTCTGGGGGATTTTCAGTCGATGACGTCAACCTGTTTGAAGCTAAGTGTCCACATCACGTCTGGCACATTCCCAATTTTGACCACTTTCTGATAAACAGCAGCATCGGTACAAGCTTACTGAGCCCACGTTTCCTAACCAGACAGGGCTAtggcctgcagctcctgctgtACCTCTACCCCGACCACTTCGGTGTTTTCTTTCGGCTGGTGTCCACAGATTACAACGAGCAGCTCCAGTGGCCATGTGCGAGGAGACAGATGACTGTCTCATTGCTGGACCAGAGTCACCATGTCCAGCAGCGGATGTCAAAGCAAATAAGCATCACAACCAATTCAGAGAGAACGTTCAGTGGAG AAAATGGTGAGACATTTCAATACTGGGATAACCCCAGGAAGGTGGGGCATCTCATCAATGAAACCAATGGAGAGTCGTACTATGCTGGTCCGAACCTCGGCTATAGGACTTTCCTGTCTTTCGATGCATTTTGGTCAGGGAACTTTATAAAAGGAGGCAGTGTCTTCATTCTCCTCAACTTTGATG ATTTATCAAATCTACAGCTGAATGGCCCAGATCTCCCTGAGCCTCAGAAATGGTCAAACGTGAGCCTCATGACCCTGATGCAGACAGATGATAAGGGAGGCTGCCTAAACCAACT GATGGAAAACAGTACAACAATTCTCATTCCTTCGTATGTGTCATCCTCTGCAGTCAG TCTTCCCACAGGAACCATGATGACAGCCTCACTGGTCCTGATGGCAGGAAGCCTCCACTTGACACCCTGA
- the LOC109633167 gene encoding meprin A subunit beta-like isoform X3: MSTDQQSCSFVHFNTWLCSLGSISWYFSQRGMHELYLSTDKMYIFSTLLVSLVLQQASTLPISSAGVTGDCYGIEDEPDIVEINKDLNLHDGDIQVITGRDRNIVLEDQMRWEIPVPYVLDESLDLNAKGVVLQAFDQIRLKTCIDFKPWEDEPNYIVVVKDDGCWSYVGNQRQGNQSLSIEEWCDHLAIVEHEFLHALGFWHEQSRYDRDEYITIVWENVEEGKEHNFLKHSENYTTTFGTMYDYASVMHYGKDAFSNGNGSTIITNQLEYQDLIGQRLEMSSNDVRKLQQLYNCRNTSWERVSSTNAGPFSDHTSLSAQGGNQTISSHENGTTTSQNGGGSFMHCSTSYGKEGDGAKMQSRRMNPKRQLQCLQFFYFRSGSDKDQLNLWIREYNRDAEETTYLMGQITGPPTSHWQLHHIPLNATRPFQVEFEVRKGAGNSSGGFSVDDVNLFEAKCPHHVWHIPNFDHFLINSSIGTSLLSPRFLTRQGYGLQLLLYLYPDHFGVFFRLVSTDYNEQLQWPCARRQMTVSLLDQSHHVQQRMSKQISITTNSERTFSGENGETFQYWDNPRKVGHLINETNGESYYAGPNLGYRTFLSFDAFWSGNFIKGGSVFILLNFDDLSNLQLNGPDLPEPQKWSNVSLMTLMQTDDKGGCLNQLMENSTTILIPSYVSSSAVSLPTGTMMTASLVLMAGSLHLTP; the protein is encoded by the exons ATGTCCACAGATCAGCAGAGCTGTAGCTTTGTTCACTTTAACACATGGCTTTGTAGTCTTGGATCCATCTCGTGGTATTTCAGTCAGAGAGGAATGCATGAACTTTACCTTTCCACTGAT aaaatgtacattttcagcACTCTACTGGTGAGTTTGGTTTTGCAGCAGGCGTCCACCTTG CCCATTTCATCTGCAGGAGTGACCGGAG ATTGCTATGGAATTGAAGATGAACCAGATATTGTTGAGATAAATAAAG ATCTGAATCTACATGATGGAGACATACAAGTGATAACA GGCCGTGACAGGAACATTGTTCTGGAAGACCAGATGAGATGGGAGATACCGGTCCCATATGTGCTGGATGAGAGCCTCG ACTTGAATGCCAAAGGGGTTGTTCTACAGGCTTTTGACCAAATACGGCTGAAAACATGCATCGACTTCAAACCCTGGGAAGACGAACCAAACTACATCGTGGTCGTCAAAGACGATGG ATGTTGGTCATATGTCGGGAATCAACGTCAAGGAAACCAAAGTCTCTCTATTGAAGAATGGTGTGATCACCTCGCAATTGTGGAGCATGAGTTTCTTCATGCATTGGGCTTCTGGCATGAACAGTCAAGATATGACAGAGATGAGTACATCACCATAGTCTGGGAAAACGTAGAAGAAG GAAAGGAACACAATTTCTTGAAACATAGTGAAAATTATACAACCACATTTGGAACGATGTATGATTACGCATCTGTGATGCACTATGGAAAAGATGCCTTCTCGAATGGCAATGGGTCCACAATCATCACTAATCAACTGGAGTACCAAGACTTAATTGGTCAGCGTCTAGAAATGAGCTCTAATGATGTACGGAAACTCCAACAGCTTTATAACTGCA GAAACACCAGCTgggagagagtcagcagcacAAACGCTGGGCCGTTCTCCGACCACACCAGCCTGAGTGCACAGGGAG GCAACCAAACAATCTCTTCTCATGAAAATGGCACAACAACAAGTCAAAATG GTGGAGGCTCCTTCATGCACTGCAGCACGTCTTATGGAAAAGAGGGGGATGGTGCCAAAATGCAGAGCAGGAGAATGAATCCAAAGAGGCAACTTCAGTGTCtccagtttttctattttcGCAGTGGCAGTGACAAAGACCAGCTCAACCTCTGGATCAGAGAGTATAACAGGGATGCTGAGGAAACCACCTATTTAATGGGACAGATCACAG GTCCACCAACATCCCACTGGCAGCTCCATCACATTCCTCTCAATGCCACCAGGCCCTTCCAGGTGGAGTTTGAGGTTCGAAAAGGAGCAGGAAACTCCTCTGGGGGATTTTCAGTCGATGACGTCAACCTGTTTGAAGCTAAGTGTCCACATCACGTCTGGCACATTCCCAATTTTGACCACTTTCTGATAAACAGCAGCATCGGTACAAGCTTACTGAGCCCACGTTTCCTAACCAGACAGGGCTAtggcctgcagctcctgctgtACCTCTACCCCGACCACTTCGGTGTTTTCTTTCGGCTGGTGTCCACAGATTACAACGAGCAGCTCCAGTGGCCATGTGCGAGGAGACAGATGACTGTCTCATTGCTGGACCAGAGTCACCATGTCCAGCAGCGGATGTCAAAGCAAATAAGCATCACAACCAATTCAGAGAGAACGTTCAGTGGAG AAAATGGTGAGACATTTCAATACTGGGATAACCCCAGGAAGGTGGGGCATCTCATCAATGAAACCAATGGAGAGTCGTACTATGCTGGTCCGAACCTCGGCTATAGGACTTTCCTGTCTTTCGATGCATTTTGGTCAGGGAACTTTATAAAAGGAGGCAGTGTCTTCATTCTCCTCAACTTTGATG ATTTATCAAATCTACAGCTGAATGGCCCAGATCTCCCTGAGCCTCAGAAATGGTCAAACGTGAGCCTCATGACCCTGATGCAGACAGATGATAAGGGAGGCTGCCTAAACCAACT GATGGAAAACAGTACAACAATTCTCATTCCTTCGTATGTGTCATCCTCTGCAGTCAG TCTTCCCACAGGAACCATGATGACAGCCTCACTGGTCCTGATGGCAGGAAGCCTCCACTTGACACCCTGA
- the LOC109633167 gene encoding meprin A subunit beta-like isoform X2 has protein sequence MHELYLSTDKMYIFSTLLPISSAGVTGDCYGIEDEPDIVEINKDLNLHDGDIQVITGRDRNIVLEDQMRWEIPVPYVLDESLDLNAKGVVLQAFDQIRLKTCIDFKPWEDEPNYIVVVKDDGCWSYVGNQRQGNQSLSIEEWCDHLAIVEHEFLHALGFWHEQSRYDRDEYITIVWENVEEGKEHNFLKHSENYTTTFGTMYDYASVMHYGKDAFSNGNGSTIITNQLEYQDLIGQRLEMSSNDVRKLQQLYNCTSAVTFLMSCSFEDERVCDVSLCAAGNTSWERVSSTNAGPFSDHTSLSAQGGNQTISSHENGTTTSQNGGGSFMHCSTSYGKEGDGAKMQSRRMNPKRQLQCLQFFYFRSGSDKDQLNLWIREYNRDAEETTYLMGQITGPPTSHWQLHHIPLNATRPFQVEFEVRKGAGNSSGGFSVDDVNLFEAKCPHHVWHIPNFDHFLINSSIGTSLLSPRFLTRQGYGLQLLLYLYPDHFGVFFRLVSTDYNEQLQWPCARRQMTVSLLDQSHHVQQRMSKQISITTNSERTFSGENGETFQYWDNPRKVGHLINETNGESYYAGPNLGYRTFLSFDAFWSGNFIKGGSVFILLNFDDLSNLQLNGPDLPEPQKWSNVSLMTLMQTDDKGGCLNQLMENSTTILIPSYVSSSAVSLPTGTMMTASLVLMAGSLHLTP, from the exons ATGCATGAACTTTACCTTTCCACTGAT aaaatgtacattttcagcACTCTACTG CCCATTTCATCTGCAGGAGTGACCGGAG ATTGCTATGGAATTGAAGATGAACCAGATATTGTTGAGATAAATAAAG ATCTGAATCTACATGATGGAGACATACAAGTGATAACA GGCCGTGACAGGAACATTGTTCTGGAAGACCAGATGAGATGGGAGATACCGGTCCCATATGTGCTGGATGAGAGCCTCG ACTTGAATGCCAAAGGGGTTGTTCTACAGGCTTTTGACCAAATACGGCTGAAAACATGCATCGACTTCAAACCCTGGGAAGACGAACCAAACTACATCGTGGTCGTCAAAGACGATGG ATGTTGGTCATATGTCGGGAATCAACGTCAAGGAAACCAAAGTCTCTCTATTGAAGAATGGTGTGATCACCTCGCAATTGTGGAGCATGAGTTTCTTCATGCATTGGGCTTCTGGCATGAACAGTCAAGATATGACAGAGATGAGTACATCACCATAGTCTGGGAAAACGTAGAAGAAG GAAAGGAACACAATTTCTTGAAACATAGTGAAAATTATACAACCACATTTGGAACGATGTATGATTACGCATCTGTGATGCACTATGGAAAAGATGCCTTCTCGAATGGCAATGGGTCCACAATCATCACTAATCAACTGGAGTACCAAGACTTAATTGGTCAGCGTCTAGAAATGAGCTCTAATGATGTACGGAAACTCCAACAGCTTTATAACTGCA CCTCTGCCGTCACCTTTCTGATGTCATGCAGCTTTGAGGAcgagagagtgtgtgatgtgAGTCTTTGTGCTGCAGGAAACACCAGCTgggagagagtcagcagcacAAACGCTGGGCCGTTCTCCGACCACACCAGCCTGAGTGCACAGGGAG GCAACCAAACAATCTCTTCTCATGAAAATGGCACAACAACAAGTCAAAATG GTGGAGGCTCCTTCATGCACTGCAGCACGTCTTATGGAAAAGAGGGGGATGGTGCCAAAATGCAGAGCAGGAGAATGAATCCAAAGAGGCAACTTCAGTGTCtccagtttttctattttcGCAGTGGCAGTGACAAAGACCAGCTCAACCTCTGGATCAGAGAGTATAACAGGGATGCTGAGGAAACCACCTATTTAATGGGACAGATCACAG GTCCACCAACATCCCACTGGCAGCTCCATCACATTCCTCTCAATGCCACCAGGCCCTTCCAGGTGGAGTTTGAGGTTCGAAAAGGAGCAGGAAACTCCTCTGGGGGATTTTCAGTCGATGACGTCAACCTGTTTGAAGCTAAGTGTCCACATCACGTCTGGCACATTCCCAATTTTGACCACTTTCTGATAAACAGCAGCATCGGTACAAGCTTACTGAGCCCACGTTTCCTAACCAGACAGGGCTAtggcctgcagctcctgctgtACCTCTACCCCGACCACTTCGGTGTTTTCTTTCGGCTGGTGTCCACAGATTACAACGAGCAGCTCCAGTGGCCATGTGCGAGGAGACAGATGACTGTCTCATTGCTGGACCAGAGTCACCATGTCCAGCAGCGGATGTCAAAGCAAATAAGCATCACAACCAATTCAGAGAGAACGTTCAGTGGAG AAAATGGTGAGACATTTCAATACTGGGATAACCCCAGGAAGGTGGGGCATCTCATCAATGAAACCAATGGAGAGTCGTACTATGCTGGTCCGAACCTCGGCTATAGGACTTTCCTGTCTTTCGATGCATTTTGGTCAGGGAACTTTATAAAAGGAGGCAGTGTCTTCATTCTCCTCAACTTTGATG ATTTATCAAATCTACAGCTGAATGGCCCAGATCTCCCTGAGCCTCAGAAATGGTCAAACGTGAGCCTCATGACCCTGATGCAGACAGATGATAAGGGAGGCTGCCTAAACCAACT GATGGAAAACAGTACAACAATTCTCATTCCTTCGTATGTGTCATCCTCTGCAGTCAG TCTTCCCACAGGAACCATGATGACAGCCTCACTGGTCCTGATGGCAGGAAGCCTCCACTTGACACCCTGA
- the LOC109633167 gene encoding meprin A subunit beta-like isoform X6 encodes MYIFSTLLVSLVLQQASTLPISSAGVTGDCYGIEDEPDIVEINKDLNLHDGDIQVITGRDRNIVLEDQMRWEIPVPYVLDESLDLNAKGVVLQAFDQIRLKTCIDFKPWEDEPNYIVVVKDDGCWSYVGNQRQGNQSLSIEEWCDHLAIVEHEFLHALGFWHEQSRYDRDEYITIVWENVEEGKEHNFLKHSENYTTTFGTMYDYASVMHYGKDAFSNGNGSTIITNQLEYQDLIGQRLEMSSNDVRKLQQLYNCTSAVTFLMSCSFEDERVCDVSLCAAGNTSWERVSSTNAGPFSDHTSLSAQGGNQTISSHENGTTTSQNGGGSFMHCSTSYGKEGDGAKMQSRRMNPKRQLQCLQFFYFRSGSDKDQLNLWIREYNRDAEETTYLMGQITGPPTSHWQLHHIPLNATRPFQVEFEVRKGAGNSSGGFSVDDVNLFEAKCPHHVWHIPNFDHFLINSSIGTSLLSPRFLTRQGYGLQLLLYLYPDHFGVFFRLVSTDYNEQLQWPCARRQMTVSLLDQSHHVQQRMSKQISITTNSERTFSGENGETFQYWDNPRKVGHLINETNGESYYAGPNLGYRTFLSFDAFWSGNFIKGGSVFILLNFDDLSNLQLNGPDLPEPQKWSNVSLMTLMQTDDKGGCLNQLMENSTTILIPSYVSSSAVSLPTGTMMTASLVLMAGSLHLTP; translated from the exons atgtacattttcagcACTCTACTGGTGAGTTTGGTTTTGCAGCAGGCGTCCACCTTG CCCATTTCATCTGCAGGAGTGACCGGAG ATTGCTATGGAATTGAAGATGAACCAGATATTGTTGAGATAAATAAAG ATCTGAATCTACATGATGGAGACATACAAGTGATAACA GGCCGTGACAGGAACATTGTTCTGGAAGACCAGATGAGATGGGAGATACCGGTCCCATATGTGCTGGATGAGAGCCTCG ACTTGAATGCCAAAGGGGTTGTTCTACAGGCTTTTGACCAAATACGGCTGAAAACATGCATCGACTTCAAACCCTGGGAAGACGAACCAAACTACATCGTGGTCGTCAAAGACGATGG ATGTTGGTCATATGTCGGGAATCAACGTCAAGGAAACCAAAGTCTCTCTATTGAAGAATGGTGTGATCACCTCGCAATTGTGGAGCATGAGTTTCTTCATGCATTGGGCTTCTGGCATGAACAGTCAAGATATGACAGAGATGAGTACATCACCATAGTCTGGGAAAACGTAGAAGAAG GAAAGGAACACAATTTCTTGAAACATAGTGAAAATTATACAACCACATTTGGAACGATGTATGATTACGCATCTGTGATGCACTATGGAAAAGATGCCTTCTCGAATGGCAATGGGTCCACAATCATCACTAATCAACTGGAGTACCAAGACTTAATTGGTCAGCGTCTAGAAATGAGCTCTAATGATGTACGGAAACTCCAACAGCTTTATAACTGCA CCTCTGCCGTCACCTTTCTGATGTCATGCAGCTTTGAGGAcgagagagtgtgtgatgtgAGTCTTTGTGCTGCAGGAAACACCAGCTgggagagagtcagcagcacAAACGCTGGGCCGTTCTCCGACCACACCAGCCTGAGTGCACAGGGAG GCAACCAAACAATCTCTTCTCATGAAAATGGCACAACAACAAGTCAAAATG GTGGAGGCTCCTTCATGCACTGCAGCACGTCTTATGGAAAAGAGGGGGATGGTGCCAAAATGCAGAGCAGGAGAATGAATCCAAAGAGGCAACTTCAGTGTCtccagtttttctattttcGCAGTGGCAGTGACAAAGACCAGCTCAACCTCTGGATCAGAGAGTATAACAGGGATGCTGAGGAAACCACCTATTTAATGGGACAGATCACAG GTCCACCAACATCCCACTGGCAGCTCCATCACATTCCTCTCAATGCCACCAGGCCCTTCCAGGTGGAGTTTGAGGTTCGAAAAGGAGCAGGAAACTCCTCTGGGGGATTTTCAGTCGATGACGTCAACCTGTTTGAAGCTAAGTGTCCACATCACGTCTGGCACATTCCCAATTTTGACCACTTTCTGATAAACAGCAGCATCGGTACAAGCTTACTGAGCCCACGTTTCCTAACCAGACAGGGCTAtggcctgcagctcctgctgtACCTCTACCCCGACCACTTCGGTGTTTTCTTTCGGCTGGTGTCCACAGATTACAACGAGCAGCTCCAGTGGCCATGTGCGAGGAGACAGATGACTGTCTCATTGCTGGACCAGAGTCACCATGTCCAGCAGCGGATGTCAAAGCAAATAAGCATCACAACCAATTCAGAGAGAACGTTCAGTGGAG AAAATGGTGAGACATTTCAATACTGGGATAACCCCAGGAAGGTGGGGCATCTCATCAATGAAACCAATGGAGAGTCGTACTATGCTGGTCCGAACCTCGGCTATAGGACTTTCCTGTCTTTCGATGCATTTTGGTCAGGGAACTTTATAAAAGGAGGCAGTGTCTTCATTCTCCTCAACTTTGATG ATTTATCAAATCTACAGCTGAATGGCCCAGATCTCCCTGAGCCTCAGAAATGGTCAAACGTGAGCCTCATGACCCTGATGCAGACAGATGATAAGGGAGGCTGCCTAAACCAACT GATGGAAAACAGTACAACAATTCTCATTCCTTCGTATGTGTCATCCTCTGCAGTCAG TCTTCCCACAGGAACCATGATGACAGCCTCACTGGTCCTGATGGCAGGAAGCCTCCACTTGACACCCTGA
- the LOC109633167 gene encoding meprin A subunit beta-like isoform X4 translates to MNCYGIEDEPDIVEINKDLNLHDGDIQVITGRDRNIVLEDQMRWEIPVPYVLDESLDLNAKGVVLQAFDQIRLKTCIDFKPWEDEPNYIVVVKDDGCWSYVGNQRQGNQSLSIEEWCDHLAIVEHEFLHALGFWHEQSRYDRDEYITIVWENVEEGKEHNFLKHSENYTTTFGTMYDYASVMHYGKDAFSNGNGSTIITNQLEYQDLIGQRLEMSSNDVRKLQQLYNCTSAVTFLMSCSFEDERVCDVSLCAAGNTSWERVSSTNAGPFSDHTSLSAQGGNQTISSHENGTTTSQNGGGSFMHCSTSYGKEGDGAKMQSRRMNPKRQLQCLQFFYFRSGSDKDQLNLWIREYNRDAEETTYLMGQITGPPTSHWQLHHIPLNATRPFQVEFEVRKGAGNSSGGFSVDDVNLFEAKCPHHVWHIPNFDHFLINSSIGTSLLSPRFLTRQGYGLQLLLYLYPDHFGVFFRLVSTDYNEQLQWPCARRQMTVSLLDQSHHVQQRMSKQISITTNSERTFSGENGETFQYWDNPRKVGHLINETNGESYYAGPNLGYRTFLSFDAFWSGNFIKGGSVFILLNFDDLSNLQLNGPDLPEPQKWSNVSLMTLMQTDDKGGCLNQLMENSTTILIPSYVSSSAVSLPTGTMMTASLVLMAGSLHLTP, encoded by the exons ATGA ATTGCTATGGAATTGAAGATGAACCAGATATTGTTGAGATAAATAAAG ATCTGAATCTACATGATGGAGACATACAAGTGATAACA GGCCGTGACAGGAACATTGTTCTGGAAGACCAGATGAGATGGGAGATACCGGTCCCATATGTGCTGGATGAGAGCCTCG ACTTGAATGCCAAAGGGGTTGTTCTACAGGCTTTTGACCAAATACGGCTGAAAACATGCATCGACTTCAAACCCTGGGAAGACGAACCAAACTACATCGTGGTCGTCAAAGACGATGG ATGTTGGTCATATGTCGGGAATCAACGTCAAGGAAACCAAAGTCTCTCTATTGAAGAATGGTGTGATCACCTCGCAATTGTGGAGCATGAGTTTCTTCATGCATTGGGCTTCTGGCATGAACAGTCAAGATATGACAGAGATGAGTACATCACCATAGTCTGGGAAAACGTAGAAGAAG GAAAGGAACACAATTTCTTGAAACATAGTGAAAATTATACAACCACATTTGGAACGATGTATGATTACGCATCTGTGATGCACTATGGAAAAGATGCCTTCTCGAATGGCAATGGGTCCACAATCATCACTAATCAACTGGAGTACCAAGACTTAATTGGTCAGCGTCTAGAAATGAGCTCTAATGATGTACGGAAACTCCAACAGCTTTATAACTGCA CCTCTGCCGTCACCTTTCTGATGTCATGCAGCTTTGAGGAcgagagagtgtgtgatgtgAGTCTTTGTGCTGCAGGAAACACCAGCTgggagagagtcagcagcacAAACGCTGGGCCGTTCTCCGACCACACCAGCCTGAGTGCACAGGGAG GCAACCAAACAATCTCTTCTCATGAAAATGGCACAACAACAAGTCAAAATG GTGGAGGCTCCTTCATGCACTGCAGCACGTCTTATGGAAAAGAGGGGGATGGTGCCAAAATGCAGAGCAGGAGAATGAATCCAAAGAGGCAACTTCAGTGTCtccagtttttctattttcGCAGTGGCAGTGACAAAGACCAGCTCAACCTCTGGATCAGAGAGTATAACAGGGATGCTGAGGAAACCACCTATTTAATGGGACAGATCACAG GTCCACCAACATCCCACTGGCAGCTCCATCACATTCCTCTCAATGCCACCAGGCCCTTCCAGGTGGAGTTTGAGGTTCGAAAAGGAGCAGGAAACTCCTCTGGGGGATTTTCAGTCGATGACGTCAACCTGTTTGAAGCTAAGTGTCCACATCACGTCTGGCACATTCCCAATTTTGACCACTTTCTGATAAACAGCAGCATCGGTACAAGCTTACTGAGCCCACGTTTCCTAACCAGACAGGGCTAtggcctgcagctcctgctgtACCTCTACCCCGACCACTTCGGTGTTTTCTTTCGGCTGGTGTCCACAGATTACAACGAGCAGCTCCAGTGGCCATGTGCGAGGAGACAGATGACTGTCTCATTGCTGGACCAGAGTCACCATGTCCAGCAGCGGATGTCAAAGCAAATAAGCATCACAACCAATTCAGAGAGAACGTTCAGTGGAG AAAATGGTGAGACATTTCAATACTGGGATAACCCCAGGAAGGTGGGGCATCTCATCAATGAAACCAATGGAGAGTCGTACTATGCTGGTCCGAACCTCGGCTATAGGACTTTCCTGTCTTTCGATGCATTTTGGTCAGGGAACTTTATAAAAGGAGGCAGTGTCTTCATTCTCCTCAACTTTGATG ATTTATCAAATCTACAGCTGAATGGCCCAGATCTCCCTGAGCCTCAGAAATGGTCAAACGTGAGCCTCATGACCCTGATGCAGACAGATGATAAGGGAGGCTGCCTAAACCAACT GATGGAAAACAGTACAACAATTCTCATTCCTTCGTATGTGTCATCCTCTGCAGTCAG TCTTCCCACAGGAACCATGATGACAGCCTCACTGGTCCTGATGGCAGGAAGCCTCCACTTGACACCCTGA